One part of the Bdellovibrio bacteriovorus genome encodes these proteins:
- a CDS encoding GNAT family N-acetyltransferase, with product MALHEARTIQLKNGDSIIMRPALVSEAEALLNAFLEILPTSPYILTTPESAAKKTVETQTKWITDANEDPKGALIIAEHQGRIIGITNMVAFKDSKRGHRAGLGMSVHHDYRGQGLGEALLRRLIEVAQSIEGLSFLELNVMSANQPAFKLYKKLGFQQVGYLREAYRQPDGIFTDDISMSLDLRARPS from the coding sequence ATGGCATTGCATGAAGCCCGCACCATTCAACTGAAAAACGGCGATTCCATCATTATGAGGCCTGCTTTGGTCAGCGAGGCTGAGGCATTGTTAAATGCCTTTCTGGAAATTCTGCCCACGTCCCCTTACATTCTGACCACTCCGGAATCCGCAGCAAAGAAAACCGTGGAAACCCAAACAAAGTGGATTACCGATGCCAACGAAGATCCCAAAGGCGCTTTGATCATCGCTGAACACCAGGGCCGCATCATCGGCATCACCAACATGGTGGCGTTCAAAGACAGCAAACGCGGGCACCGCGCGGGTTTGGGAATGTCAGTGCATCATGATTATCGCGGCCAGGGATTGGGCGAAGCTTTATTGCGTCGTCTGATTGAAGTCGCTCAAAGCATTGAAGGCCTGAGCTTTCTGGAACTGAACGTGATGAGTGCGAATCAACCGGCGTTCAAACTGTATAAAAAACTGGGATTCCAGCAGGTTGGCTATTTGCGCGAAGCTTATCGCCAACCCGATGGAATTTTCACCGATGATATTTCCATGTCACTGGATCTAAGAGCTCGCCCTAGCTAA
- a CDS encoding PAS domain-containing sensor histidine kinase has protein sequence MTHSVYEALLNSNAVIEFDNQGYILWANPNFLNLMEYELDEIEGRHHSIFLPEFHQHELEYQEMWNQLAEGQAQAGEFKRLTKTNREVWIQGSYTPVRNLQGQVSKIVKMAVDITEKKSLSDNLEKKNKELLGAAIKAKAATDAKTVFLANMSHEIRTPLNSIIGITDTLAETPLDNQQASFVEILQRANHQLMTIINDILDLSKVEAGEMELRPLPFNLKRLLDELNTVLGFRAKEKSLKLSMTIDPDVEEYFVGDADRLRQVLMNLVNNSIKFTNTGEVSLQVSVNRTPHKGNLLFRVTDTGIGISKQKFKDIFQPFTQADTTTTRKYGGTGLGLSITKNIVQMMNGHVWFESQPGQGTTFYFTISVPSTTERKTTMHNPWQGRYQLSDIKHNISQSRLRILVVDDVDDNRHLFGIYLQKTAHAVSYANSGVEAVDMVAKDHYDIIFMDVQMPGMDGYEATQRIREMERQLNRTPAKIFACTANAFQEDVRKSISAGCDLHLSKPVRKDTMLKAISSYFSDAPEATF, from the coding sequence ATGACTCATTCTGTTTATGAGGCTCTACTAAATTCAAATGCGGTGATCGAGTTCGACAACCAGGGATACATTCTCTGGGCCAACCCGAATTTCCTGAATCTTATGGAGTATGAACTCGATGAGATTGAAGGACGTCATCACTCAATATTCCTGCCGGAGTTTCACCAACACGAGCTGGAATATCAAGAAATGTGGAACCAACTTGCTGAAGGACAAGCCCAAGCAGGAGAGTTCAAGCGACTTACCAAAACAAATCGCGAAGTTTGGATTCAAGGATCTTACACTCCAGTAAGAAATCTGCAGGGGCAGGTGTCCAAGATCGTGAAGATGGCCGTGGATATCACTGAAAAGAAAAGTCTTTCAGACAACCTGGAAAAGAAAAACAAAGAGCTTCTGGGCGCTGCGATCAAAGCCAAAGCCGCCACTGACGCAAAAACCGTTTTTCTGGCAAACATGAGCCATGAAATCCGCACTCCGCTAAATTCCATCATCGGCATCACCGACACTCTGGCCGAGACTCCGCTGGACAACCAGCAAGCCTCATTCGTCGAGATTCTTCAGCGCGCCAATCATCAGCTAATGACCATCATCAATGACATTCTGGATCTTTCCAAAGTCGAAGCTGGAGAAATGGAACTGCGACCGCTTCCGTTCAATCTAAAACGCCTGCTGGACGAACTGAACACCGTGCTGGGCTTCCGAGCCAAAGAAAAAAGCCTGAAGCTTTCAATGACCATCGATCCCGATGTTGAAGAATACTTTGTCGGCGACGCCGATCGCCTGCGCCAGGTACTGATGAATCTGGTGAACAATTCAATCAAGTTCACCAACACCGGTGAGGTGTCTTTGCAGGTGTCAGTGAACCGCACGCCCCACAAAGGAAATCTGCTGTTTCGGGTGACCGACACGGGCATCGGCATTTCCAAACAAAAATTCAAAGACATCTTCCAGCCATTCACTCAAGCCGACACGACCACCACACGCAAATATGGCGGCACGGGACTGGGGCTTTCCATCACGAAAAACATCGTGCAAATGATGAACGGCCATGTCTGGTTTGAATCCCAACCGGGCCAGGGAACGACGTTCTATTTCACGATTTCGGTGCCGTCCACAACTGAAAGGAAAACGACCATGCACAATCCTTGGCAGGGCCGCTACCAGCTCAGCGACATCAAACACAATATCTCTCAAAGCCGTTTGCGCATTCTGGTCGTGGATGATGTCGATGACAATCGCCATCTGTTCGGAATTTATCTGCAAAAAACCGCTCACGCTGTCAGCTATGCCAACAGCGGTGTGGAGGCTGTGGACATGGTCGCCAAGGACCACTACGACATTATCTTCATGGACGTGCAGATGCCGGGCATGGACGGATATGAAGCCACTCAGCGCATCCGCGAAATGGAGCGCCAGTTGAATCGCACTCCTGCGAAAATATTTGCCTGCACGGCGAATGCTTTCCAGGAGGACGTCAGAAAAAGCATCTCTGCCGGTTGCGACCTGCACCTGTCCAAACCCGTGCGCAAGGACACCATGCTGAAAGCGATCTCCTCTTATTTTAGCGATGCTCCGGAAGCCACTTTCTAA
- a CDS encoding phospholipase D-like domain-containing protein has product MKKTLLILSSVVFASTAVAQTAQVSLKERIAAMDYYKKNHDMMFAAEACRRPETLLQEIKKLPASEQTKARAFVKANDSIVPEKILLPLVYWKFVKKNAANEGKVMQYWLQMRLQALRDYADNPLVKDKAAQNEARSLMTSWAGASNLSLTSRELTENLQKRFPQMDPYSLSAGGFVPGNIVELVSHNEISPERIQWFNDRVIFAGGVLDFSQPYMKMPLHKDDDGHPSFKDPMFAKIRDMILSAKESVFIDIFLFGGTMGGTLSKFLLDQTVEKKKANPNFKVLLLHDYATNYNMKDEMMPIFKYIKDRAATDPGLKGSVYLLQANIQRHPPGIPFGITNLVPKTEETFKALEKRNTYYESKIDHSKVIVVDPESDAPQAYFGSKNWSDHSGGYYYDNALYVKGPAAALVQAAYYDDVEAALTTDPNERKWFYYKEEGYDNAAYLKNRDQILAWFRVDRTSFPAVGNQSVRLAEANVDGKIKDTRNMLVDMIMKAESHIYMEHLFIYDKYINDALMKRKAQVPGLKIRILADHNGNFSLGGLPNTLYLDQLLRHGVEVRARRTLGIEAKFPNGKTQGYHQENHRKITSVDGKVMLVGSSNLNPDTLQGSFREFGAQLFDQKVIGGFEEEFLDAWSDDKLVGPFYEGEHLQLQVMGKTLSPELSQIINDLGSTVLRAKDDIEKR; this is encoded by the coding sequence GTGAAAAAGACCCTGTTGATTCTAAGTTCTGTGGTTTTTGCCTCCACTGCGGTGGCGCAAACGGCACAAGTGTCTTTGAAAGAGCGCATTGCTGCCATGGACTACTATAAGAAAAATCATGACATGATGTTTGCGGCAGAAGCCTGCCGTCGTCCAGAGACTTTGCTTCAGGAAATCAAAAAGCTCCCGGCGTCCGAGCAGACCAAGGCTCGCGCTTTTGTGAAAGCCAATGATTCCATCGTGCCGGAAAAAATCCTGCTTCCTTTGGTTTATTGGAAGTTTGTGAAAAAGAATGCGGCAAATGAAGGCAAGGTGATGCAGTACTGGCTGCAGATGCGTTTGCAGGCCCTGCGTGACTATGCTGATAATCCTTTGGTTAAAGATAAAGCGGCTCAGAACGAAGCCCGCTCTTTGATGACCTCATGGGCTGGAGCTTCCAACTTGAGTCTGACCAGTCGCGAACTGACCGAAAATTTGCAAAAACGTTTCCCGCAGATGGACCCGTACTCTTTGTCGGCGGGGGGCTTTGTCCCGGGCAACATTGTAGAGCTGGTCAGTCATAACGAGATATCTCCGGAAAGAATCCAATGGTTCAATGACCGCGTGATCTTTGCCGGTGGGGTGCTTGATTTCAGTCAACCTTATATGAAGATGCCTTTGCACAAGGACGATGACGGACATCCGTCTTTCAAAGACCCAATGTTTGCAAAAATCCGTGACATGATCCTTTCCGCGAAAGAGTCGGTGTTCATTGATATCTTCCTTTTTGGCGGAACGATGGGTGGAACTTTGAGCAAGTTCCTGCTGGATCAAACAGTGGAAAAGAAGAAAGCCAATCCGAACTTCAAGGTGTTGTTGCTGCATGATTATGCCACAAACTACAACATGAAGGACGAGATGATGCCGATCTTTAAGTATATTAAAGACCGTGCGGCAACCGATCCTGGTCTGAAGGGTTCTGTGTACCTGCTTCAGGCCAACATTCAGCGCCATCCTCCTGGGATTCCGTTCGGTATCACGAACCTGGTGCCGAAGACGGAAGAGACTTTCAAAGCCCTGGAAAAGCGCAACACTTACTACGAATCCAAGATCGATCATAGCAAGGTGATCGTGGTGGATCCCGAATCTGATGCGCCTCAGGCTTATTTTGGTTCCAAGAACTGGTCTGATCACAGTGGTGGCTATTACTATGATAATGCCCTTTATGTGAAAGGCCCTGCCGCAGCGTTGGTTCAGGCCGCTTACTATGATGATGTCGAAGCGGCGTTGACGACAGATCCGAACGAAAGAAAATGGTTCTATTACAAGGAAGAGGGTTACGACAACGCAGCTTATCTTAAAAACCGTGATCAGATTCTGGCGTGGTTCCGCGTTGACAGAACTTCGTTCCCGGCCGTGGGAAATCAGTCTGTACGTCTGGCGGAAGCCAATGTGGATGGGAAAATCAAAGACACCCGCAACATGCTGGTGGATATGATTATGAAAGCCGAAAGCCACATCTATATGGAGCATCTGTTCATTTATGACAAGTACATCAACGATGCCCTGATGAAACGCAAGGCGCAGGTTCCGGGTTTGAAGATCCGCATTCTGGCTGACCACAACGGAAACTTCAGTTTGGGGGGATTGCCAAATACATTGTACTTGGATCAGTTGCTGCGTCATGGGGTTGAAGTTCGTGCCCGCCGCACTTTGGGTATCGAAGCGAAGTTCCCTAATGGAAAAACACAAGGCTATCACCAGGAAAATCACCGTAAGATTACTTCCGTTGATGGCAAAGTGATGCTGGTGGGTTCTTCGAACTTGAATCCGGACACTTTGCAGGGAAGTTTCCGTGAATTCGGAGCACAGTTGTTTGATCAGAAAGTCATCGGTGGCTTTGAAGAAGAATTCCTGGATGCGTGGAGTGACGACAAGCTTGTCGGTCCGTTCTATGAAGGTGAGCATCTGCAGTTGCAGGTGATGGGTAAAACCCTGTCGCCGGAACTAAGCCAGATCATCAATGATCTGGGTTCCACGGTGCTAAGAGCCAAAGACGACATCGAAAAGCGTTAA
- a CDS encoding YiiX/YebB-like N1pC/P60 family cysteine hydrolase → MRFAIVLLCALTAFVGACSSFKSSTERTPAATYYVDPQYYDLQVLMAEALDFRAAALRFADEKKLGQTGDVSLSRSEGEWVRAMGAKYLETRKKLMDLAIAEGEYFAGKNQVKLAPYKGTKAEKKERNVRKDTYETYNVLNVDPKDAQGEKQIFRMQMALASALLLMDNYLVAIQPFNENSSLRYVLNYDVPQKRALQAIADSYSSTHRRDQIEDAIKFIDSVMAWRRANGEKTSPEEAQLYTLTQSSIWYLAVKNDKTGTGFKDAIANLWNRLTLRGKRGVRAVSYGVSMGFGNMVGLVETRKGFLYNMSESEKANLIGEMKPLDILMEKTPFRLTDKMIPGHYGHVAIWLGTEAQLKDLQVWDQIPAKIQAKIRAGHRIVEALRPGVELNTLEHFLNIDDFLVVRDTRSNITDEYRRKAVLQAIAQIGKEYDFNFDVHTHTRIVCSEIAYVVFGDVKWPLEETLRRYTISPDNVAQLAIGNQRTFEPVIMYYDGKRVYKDLPYSLGLLLKADDQHYAEFKKFQNL, encoded by the coding sequence ATGCGTTTCGCTATAGTTCTGTTGTGTGCACTCACAGCATTTGTTGGCGCTTGTTCTTCGTTCAAATCTTCCACGGAAAGAACGCCAGCAGCGACCTATTATGTAGATCCTCAATATTATGACCTGCAGGTTTTGATGGCGGAAGCTTTGGACTTCCGTGCGGCGGCCTTGCGCTTTGCTGATGAAAAAAAGCTGGGTCAAACGGGTGACGTGTCCTTGAGTCGTTCTGAGGGTGAATGGGTTCGCGCCATGGGCGCGAAGTATCTGGAAACACGCAAAAAACTGATGGATTTGGCGATCGCTGAAGGTGAGTACTTCGCGGGTAAAAATCAGGTGAAGTTGGCGCCGTATAAAGGCACCAAAGCCGAAAAGAAAGAACGCAATGTTCGCAAGGATACCTACGAAACATATAATGTTTTGAATGTGGATCCAAAAGATGCTCAGGGCGAAAAACAGATATTCCGCATGCAGATGGCTTTGGCTTCCGCATTGCTTCTGATGGACAACTATCTGGTTGCCATCCAGCCATTCAACGAAAACTCTTCTTTGCGTTATGTTCTGAACTATGACGTTCCTCAAAAACGTGCATTGCAGGCGATTGCGGATTCCTATTCCTCCACACATCGTCGTGATCAGATCGAAGACGCAATCAAGTTCATCGACTCTGTGATGGCTTGGCGTCGCGCCAACGGTGAAAAAACCAGCCCGGAAGAAGCTCAGCTTTATACTCTGACTCAATCCAGTATCTGGTATCTTGCAGTTAAGAATGACAAGACCGGCACGGGCTTTAAAGATGCCATTGCGAACCTGTGGAATCGTCTGACGTTGCGTGGAAAACGCGGCGTGCGTGCAGTGTCTTACGGGGTGAGCATGGGCTTTGGTAACATGGTCGGCCTGGTAGAAACCCGTAAGGGCTTCCTTTACAACATGTCTGAATCCGAAAAAGCGAATCTGATTGGCGAAATGAAACCTCTGGACATTCTGATGGAGAAAACTCCATTCCGTCTGACCGACAAGATGATCCCGGGCCACTATGGTCACGTGGCGATCTGGTTGGGCACTGAAGCACAGCTTAAAGACCTGCAGGTTTGGGACCAGATCCCGGCCAAAATTCAGGCGAAGATCCGCGCCGGTCACCGCATCGTGGAAGCTTTGCGCCCGGGTGTGGAACTGAACACATTGGAGCACTTCCTGAATATCGATGACTTTCTGGTGGTGCGTGACACTCGTTCCAATATCACGGATGAATATCGTCGCAAGGCCGTTTTGCAGGCGATTGCCCAGATCGGTAAAGAGTATGACTTCAACTTCGACGTTCATACTCACACCCGTATCGTTTGTTCCGAGATCGCGTATGTGGTCTTTGGTGATGTGAAATGGCCTTTGGAGGAAACTCTGCGCCGTTACACCATCAGCCCGGATAACGTGGCTCAACTGGCGATCGGAAACCAGAGAACCTTTGAACCGGTGATCATGTATTACGACGGTAAGCGCGTTTACAAGGATTTGCCTTATTCTTTGGGTCTTTTGTTGAAAGCCGACGACCAACACTACGCTGAATTTAAAAAATTCCAGAATCTGTAG
- a CDS encoding cysteine rich repeat-containing protein, producing MENRFIVGVLTLIFTLIFIFSIEALAQTEKTALDPCRADLNRYCQDVEPGGGNFLKCLEDHKDKLTTDCRQRSQRVHQLMVELRRACNNDLLQFCDMLKPGEGRILRCLKDNSRQLSNSCTVGIRNALEARKNLLENQWP from the coding sequence ATGGAAAATCGTTTCATCGTCGGCGTGCTGACCCTGATCTTTACGCTGATTTTCATATTCTCTATTGAAGCTCTGGCCCAGACGGAAAAAACCGCCCTGGATCCCTGCCGCGCAGATTTAAATCGCTATTGCCAGGATGTTGAACCTGGCGGCGGAAACTTTTTGAAATGTCTGGAAGATCACAAAGACAAACTGACCACGGACTGCCGTCAGCGCAGCCAACGAGTCCATCAGCTGATGGTGGAGCTTCGCCGCGCCTGCAACAACGATCTGCTGCAGTTTTGCGATATGCTTAAACCGGGCGAGGGACGCATCTTGCGTTGTTTGAAAGACAACAGCCGTCAGCTTTCCAATTCCTGCACAGTTGGAATTCGCAATGCCTTGGAGGCACGCAAAAATTTGCTTGAAAACCAATGGCCATAA
- a CDS encoding fibronectin type III domain-containing protein — MKILVSLFAFAMTLTLASASLAEEAHGGGGHGAGHGGLTEKMNSLFPQPKADPAKNEVPAKPELVSPAYYTSVKADKTTLTWKSVAGADEYHVQVATDPNFKWLVANEYAVKGTTFEATGLEAGKHYFWRVAAVKSTNWSTFRKSFFAMSMFETPAAK; from the coding sequence ATGAAGATCTTGGTATCTCTATTCGCGTTCGCTATGACTTTGACTCTTGCTTCTGCTTCTTTGGCTGAAGAGGCTCATGGTGGTGGTGGTCACGGCGCCGGCCACGGTGGTTTGACCGAAAAAATGAACTCTTTGTTCCCACAGCCAAAAGCGGATCCTGCGAAAAACGAAGTTCCGGCTAAACCAGAGCTTGTAAGCCCGGCATATTACACTTCCGTTAAAGCTGATAAAACAACTCTGACTTGGAAATCCGTTGCTGGAGCGGACGAGTACCATGTTCAAGTGGCTACAGATCCTAACTTCAAATGGTTGGTGGCAAACGAATACGCTGTTAAAGGCACTACTTTCGAAGCCACAGGTCTGGAAGCTGGCAAACATTACTTCTGGAGAGTCGCGGCGGTGAAATCCACAAACTGGAGCACATTCCGCAAGTCCTTCTTTGCAATGTCCATGTTCGAAACACCGGCTGCAAAGTAA
- a CDS encoding M3 family oligoendopeptidase: MEKMAWNLESEYPSYNSPEFQAEFDLVKSKVDQLEKDVKSLKTPFENEVEKIQKIWIDVEATQVLVGNMSTFLNCHLSVDSTLNEAQAKKSEVMALSSLMWQILIPVDNFMKRCSEETLNKILSHPELTPAKFDWSQERTQKPFMLSDEEETLLQALSMPGLHAWGELYTNLSGTMRCEMKFKDRTETVGLAKASALIRSQDEETRRVAWTSIQNAWTTHKETASSILNALAGWRHEVIKKRSQVKPAHYLDQSLFYSRITQETLDAMLTACYENVDMSRRANLAMAKLMGKKALDPWDLLAQSPISASKAERSYEEGLNMIKDAFGQASPDMAQFVDMMAEKHWIEARVLPNKRNGAYCTGFRKKREPRVFMTYMGSNSDISTLAHELGHAYHSWVMRDMPIAECGYPMTLAETASIFSETLLHDVLLTNSKTREEKIEFAWGEMERATAFLLNIPARYDFEKSFYEMREKRTVSADELSKLTDEAWSKWYGSTLSANDKMYWATKLHFSMSGISFYNYPYTFGYLFSISVYARREELGKDFMKTYVNILRDTGRMTAEDLVQKHLGEDIRKPEFWRKSIAVINRKIEEFEKLALS, encoded by the coding sequence ATGGAAAAAATGGCTTGGAATCTTGAATCTGAATATCCGTCTTACAACTCTCCTGAATTTCAGGCTGAATTTGATCTGGTGAAATCCAAGGTTGATCAGCTTGAAAAGGACGTCAAATCCCTTAAGACTCCGTTTGAAAACGAAGTGGAAAAAATCCAGAAAATCTGGATCGACGTGGAAGCCACCCAGGTTTTGGTTGGTAATATGTCGACCTTCCTGAATTGTCATTTATCGGTGGACAGCACCCTGAACGAGGCGCAAGCCAAAAAGTCCGAGGTGATGGCGCTGAGTTCGCTTATGTGGCAGATCCTGATCCCGGTGGATAACTTCATGAAACGTTGTTCAGAGGAAACTCTGAACAAGATTCTTTCCCACCCGGAACTGACACCAGCAAAATTTGACTGGAGCCAGGAACGTACACAAAAACCTTTCATGCTTTCTGATGAAGAAGAAACTTTGTTGCAGGCACTTTCAATGCCGGGCTTGCATGCGTGGGGCGAGCTTTACACCAACTTGAGCGGCACCATGCGCTGTGAAATGAAATTCAAAGACCGCACAGAAACAGTGGGTCTTGCGAAGGCATCCGCATTGATTCGCAGTCAGGATGAAGAAACCCGTCGTGTGGCGTGGACCTCCATTCAAAACGCATGGACCACGCACAAGGAAACAGCTTCATCGATTTTGAATGCCTTGGCTGGCTGGCGCCACGAGGTGATCAAGAAACGTTCTCAGGTGAAACCGGCGCACTATCTGGATCAGTCCCTGTTCTATAGCCGTATCACCCAAGAAACTTTGGATGCGATGCTGACGGCTTGTTATGAAAACGTCGATATGTCCCGCCGTGCGAATCTGGCGATGGCAAAATTGATGGGTAAGAAAGCTTTGGACCCTTGGGATCTGCTGGCGCAGAGCCCGATTTCTGCTTCCAAAGCCGAGCGCAGCTATGAAGAAGGCCTGAACATGATCAAGGATGCCTTCGGTCAGGCTTCACCGGACATGGCGCAGTTCGTGGACATGATGGCTGAAAAACACTGGATCGAAGCGCGTGTTCTTCCGAACAAACGCAACGGCGCTTATTGCACCGGCTTCCGCAAAAAACGTGAACCGCGCGTGTTTATGACCTACATGGGTTCTAATAGTGATATCTCCACCTTGGCTCACGAACTGGGGCATGCTTATCATTCATGGGTGATGCGCGATATGCCAATTGCCGAGTGTGGGTACCCGATGACGTTGGCTGAAACGGCCAGTATTTTCTCGGAAACCCTTTTGCATGATGTGCTGTTGACCAACTCCAAAACCCGTGAAGAAAAGATCGAATTTGCGTGGGGTGAGATGGAGCGTGCGACGGCATTCCTGCTGAATATCCCGGCTCGTTATGACTTTGAAAAAAGCTTCTATGAAATGCGTGAAAAGCGCACGGTCAGCGCCGATGAACTGAGCAAATTGACCGATGAGGCGTGGAGCAAGTGGTACGGCAGCACTTTAAGTGCGAACGACAAGATGTACTGGGCGACAAAGCTGCATTTCTCGATGTCCGGAATCAGCTTCTATAACTATCCGTACACGTTCGGTTACCTGTTCAGCATCAGTGTTTATGCCCGTCGTGAAGAGCTGGGTAAGGACTTCATGAAGACTTACGTCAACATCCTGCGCGACACCGGCCGCATGACGGCGGAAGATCTGGTGCAAAAGCACCTGGGCGAAGACATTCGCAAACCAGAGTTCTGGAGAAAATCCATCGCGGTCATTAATCGCAAAATTGAAGAATTCGAAAAACTCGCCCTTAGCTAG
- a CDS encoding alpha/beta fold hydrolase produces MKTLLFVLIMAAGLAAQAQVSLNIPSESTYESGKSLCQKTYASLIAHEKGFYVRVPVDYSRPERGMTEVYSYFHRGFDPSKETMIYFTGGPGQTSHWGLFRNPMPYNVLIMEHRGIGCSRPDTRAMFLDPSYYSSENVARDAEVVRQHLMINQWTVYGISYGTVPATMYASLFPQSTRAAILEGVVYDGGLQLWDAPHRRKLVQKMLNSLSPSLMARLESVSTVHGIPDTWMSRQARTQLMYNDGVKKLKERLELLTDDKVFKEFLTEVRKSYEPITYTPHILFASNDIAYMMISCQELGMATPDISIEDSFIKGQLVRKVDTESLKQCARLRAKGDKTYRAENYPVKVPVTYFQGSDDGATAAPEGIRHYKNVPVGFKQLAILVRGGHNPNLELILYENPQQLQIFDYAMKGLPIPKSLYSEMKKASGHFWAYTSN; encoded by the coding sequence ATGAAAACACTGTTGTTTGTCCTGATCATGGCTGCAGGCTTGGCTGCACAGGCGCAAGTTTCTTTGAACATTCCTTCTGAATCGACTTACGAGTCAGGCAAATCCCTTTGTCAGAAAACCTATGCGTCTTTGATCGCCCACGAAAAAGGGTTCTATGTCCGCGTCCCGGTGGACTATTCCCGCCCGGAACGGGGTATGACCGAGGTTTACTCTTATTTCCACCGCGGCTTTGATCCCAGCAAAGAAACCATGATTTATTTCACCGGCGGACCCGGGCAAACCTCGCATTGGGGCCTGTTCCGCAATCCGATGCCTTACAATGTTCTGATCATGGAGCACCGGGGGATTGGCTGTTCGCGCCCGGACACCCGCGCGATGTTCCTGGATCCGTCTTATTATTCCTCTGAAAATGTCGCTCGTGACGCCGAAGTGGTTCGTCAGCATCTGATGATCAATCAATGGACTGTGTATGGAATTTCTTACGGCACGGTTCCGGCGACGATGTATGCTTCGCTTTTCCCGCAAAGCACCCGCGCGGCGATTTTGGAAGGTGTGGTCTATGACGGGGGCCTGCAGTTGTGGGATGCGCCTCATCGCCGCAAGCTGGTGCAGAAGATGCTAAACTCTTTGTCGCCTTCGCTGATGGCACGGCTTGAAAGTGTGTCGACAGTTCATGGCATCCCCGACACCTGGATGTCACGTCAGGCGCGCACACAGTTGATGTACAACGATGGCGTGAAAAAACTGAAAGAGCGTCTGGAGCTTTTAACTGACGACAAAGTGTTTAAAGAATTTCTTACTGAAGTTCGCAAAAGTTATGAGCCGATCACTTATACTCCGCACATTCTGTTTGCCTCTAATGACATCGCCTACATGATGATTTCCTGTCAGGAGCTGGGAATGGCGACGCCGGACATCAGCATCGAGGATTCTTTTATCAAGGGTCAACTGGTACGTAAGGTGGATACTGAATCGCTGAAACAATGCGCACGCCTTCGCGCCAAAGGCGACAAGACCTATCGAGCGGAAAACTATCCGGTGAAAGTGCCGGTCACATATTTCCAGGGATCTGACGACGGGGCGACCGCGGCTCCAGAGGGAATTCGTCATTACAAAAATGTTCCGGTGGGATTCAAGCAGCTGGCGATTCTGGTGCGTGGCGGGCACAATCCGAATCTGGAACTAATCCTGTACGAAAATCCACAACAGTTGCAGATTTTTGATTATGCGATGAAGGGTTTGCCAATTCCCAAGTCTCTTTATTCTGAAATGAAAAAAGCCAGCGGCCATTTCTGGGCTTACACTTCCAACTGA